DNA from Pseudophryne corroboree isolate aPseCor3 chromosome 7, aPseCor3.hap2, whole genome shotgun sequence:
agctttcgggagcaactgatgtcagttgcccatgaaattcctttggcgggacaccaggggagggaccgaacactgaggcgcctgacgcagaactttttttggcccggagtgtcggatgacgtccggacctactgtaagtcctgtgatgtgtgccaacggctgggacgccccagtgctcgggctcccctgaggtctttgccaatagtcggggaacctttccaacgagtggctgtggacatagtcggtcccctacctgtgcccagtagatcggggaagagatacatcctcaccgtggtggattatgctacccggtatccggaggctgtggctctgtccgccatcactgcggaaaaggtagcggacgctctgctaggcatatttagtagagtagggttccccagtgagatcctaaccgatcaagggacgcagttcatgagtgatctggtccagtgtctctgggcgaagtgcggagtgcgccaactccgcactgccccctatcatccccagactaacggactttgcgagagattcaatggcactctgaagcagatgctacgggcatttgtgacttcggagggaggagactgggagcgatacctgccgcacctcctgtttgcatatcgagaggtgccccaggagtcaaccggattctcgcccttcgagttactatatggccgcagagtccgtggacctcttgacctgttccgggagtcttgggagggggagctgaaccaccaggatgagtccgtggtggagtatgtgttgaagctcagagatcggttagaaaatctcatgggactagcgcaagcgaatcttgcggaagcacagaccaagcagaagacttggtatgaccagggcacgcgtgctcgggtctttggagtagggcagaaggtgctggttctggtgcccacacgtcagaacaagctccaggctgcctgggtGGGACCGTACACGGTTgcaaaacgcctaagcgacatcacctacgtggtgtcatttgacagcgatggtaggaggcagcgtacctaccatataaacatgttgaaggcataccacgagcgtgtggagtcggtagccgctgtgtgctgcctgccgatggaggaaccaggaaaagatcccattcctgacctcctcgcggatgccaagggtgagggtggtgtagaggaagttagctggagcagtgagcttggtaaccacaagagggagcagctggagtcagtgctgctgtcctttgaggcccagttcagcaggaagcccgggctgacttccctacgtgcccatcatgtagacactggtgagcataggccgattcggcaacccgcgtatcgggtctcaccagaggcgcaggcgagtatctaccaagaggtgcaggagatgttagcgctaggcgtaatcacgcgctccaacagtccctgggccgcctccgttgtactggttcccaagaaggaccggacaaccaggttctgcgtagactaccgccggttgaacgaagtaaccaaatccgacgcctatcccctaccccgcagtgacgcactgttagacgagctggctggggcgaagtatatctctacgttcgacctgagcaaggggtattggcagataccaatgactcccgaggctcaggaacggtccgccttcatcacctcctttggcttgtttgagttcaaaacgatgccatttgggatgaagaatgcgccagccaccttccagagtgtggtcgatgacctgctgaaggggttccgagagttcgcccaggcctacttggatgacattgctgtcttcagccgaacctgggaagagcacctgggccatgtggggttggtgttagagaggattcggtgggcaggtctgaccatcagggcagacaagtgccaaatggggatgacagaggtacagtacctggggcaccgtgtggggggaggtaaggtgaagcctgaaccagcgaaggtgggggcgatccgcgactggccccggcccacaacccagagacaggtcctggctttcttagggatcgcaggatactacagacgttttgtccctgactttagttctgtggccaaacccctgactgatctgactaagaagaaactccccaagatagttgactggacgaccgcatgtgagttggcattccagtcgttgaaaactgctctagtacaagccccagtactgatggcgccggactatagtaaaaactttgttgtacaaactgatgcgtcacagtacggactcggggcagtactgagccaggaggggccggatgggcaggagcaccctgtggcctatttgagcagaaagctgctaccgcgggaggtggggtatgccacaattgaaaaggagtgtttggctattgtttgggctgtgaagaagcttcagccctatttgtatggccgccattttacggtggtaacggaccacaatccattacggtggctccaacacaccacgggggaaaacggcagactgttgcggtggagccttgctcttcaggtttatgacttccatattatccacaagcaaggcaaggctcatagcaatgcagatggactgtcacgtcaggaggagcctgaacccccaaagaactcccggtaacctcattaaggactgcgggaccaggacccaaatcgttgggacatgggtccctggttgacccgcttgaatggggggggaggagtgtggccggagagccccagccacgaggcaaatggccgccctggcactgaaggggttaatccctagtgcccggcgccatttgccaagacaaaggggcgcttggcgccaaatttgaaatgtattgtgggcgctaggcgccgtgttttattaatgtttaaaattgtattttaacctgtgccgtggtcccggacccctccggagaccacagcagggaggacagcccccggcgcgctcagcagagtgtgcacgccgggggagaggaggcagccgctgaccgccggagtccgggagctccgctcccggcagcggtcagtgtagccccgggcgcactggagtgtgcgcgccggggagaagggtgagcgctgcggctgggagctcggctcccgctgcagtgctctatgtgagagccgccgctgggggccgggagctctgctcccagcgcctcagcccagcacgggtggccagccgcagcagccgggacggacgtcccgggctgctagccggcgaggggggtgcgctgcagcccggctccccgccggacgctgcagcgaggccaccagacaggcgccgctcatgggtgaccgggctagccggctccctagcggcgtgggtgaattaggctggcaagcaggctgatgagcgctggggtccgggagctacgctcccggcgcctcagcgctgcaacagagccagagtcacggcggccgggacacagcagggaggacagcccccggcgcgctcagcagagtgtgcacgccgggggagaggaggcagccgctgaccgccggagtccgggagctccgctcccggcagcggtcagtgtagccccgggcgcactggagtgtgcgcgccggggagaagggtgagcgctgcggctgggagctcggctcccgctgcagtgctctatgtgagagccgccgctgggggcccgggagctctgctcccagcgcctcagcccagcacgggtggccagccgcagcagccgggacgggggggacgctgcagcgaggccaccagacaggcgccgctcatgggtgaccgggctagccggctccctagcggcgtgggtgaattaggctggcaagcaggctgatgagcgctggggtccgggagctacgctcccggcgcctcagcgctgcaacagagccagagtcacggcggccgggacaagtgtcccgggccgccgggcttcggtacaggggggtgcgccgctgcgtgcggcgaggccactgagtagtgccacactggggggacagggagagtcagctccctggaaccccagaggcaggaaggcaggctggaggatgggggaagccagccccatacctccagcactgagagagagccctagcagccaggctgcagggctagggaagcacagcagttaaataaaacattgtgtaaaataatgacatacagtgtgttgtaaggcactgcagtgcctgagtatgtagagtctgtgcagggcacaggctcagtgtatatttaaaaggggaaatgtacagtgtgatttaaatgtaatgtatgtaaaggtaaaatgcacttacttgattgtgtgtcccaggaggggggaatccatagctgtgcaggctgatggattctcccagaccttttccctaaaaacggaatgctttcccatccagcctcacagttccaatggggacagggagaaagaggagcagcttagctataaaacaagctgagtggtttcttggagctccatggagattagccgtagtggccaggaaacctggaccggggagccaggctgcccagctctggagcccaaatccaggctgcaggcagtgagaggggtcccgggcaggtttctggaagtcagatttaggagggaaaacttccccccagccagactgaacggcaccgtgggagtatcctgctctcccagatgggagagtcaaaggagaccgaccactccccactgtccattggggacaatgttaggtgtgcatgagtccagagcatgcacagctcatgggtaaacattgattggttgtacaccacagggcgggcttaccccctgtggtaaggggtcttggagagggataaaagaagggcagttggcccataggattgtgtattgtaacatcttcttctgctgaaacatcttaattgtatgctgttgcccctagcaatagggaggagcctttttaaaggttatttgagcaataaacacctttgcctcaagaagactgcttcatcttgtgaccaacagggttaggccaaacctagccccgtcctccggctgtccagggaagcacctgacgtctccaagctccgccttccgccagctaccggtagaggcctagcaagtggctagtggggattcgtcgacaccacacaggtgtggtaaagcagtgcgtcggcacatacagagcagaaccgtggttccaaacgccacggcaggttaggagtttggtggtggcagcgagaacccgcccacagcgcagtgggtggagtcagtaacaggcggttactgacagtaagcgggaatcccctatgtggtcaggcctcgtgcggcttgaccttccattctgtgtgcagtcaacgggacgcggaagctgcgagtgcttccgtacggtatcgtcctgtcacaggggGCTTGGTCCAGATCCAATAGTTCCAAAAGGTGAGGGAGTAAACACTAGCAGGCAGGTCGCACTGACGCGTTTCGTTGCAatacaagcaactttttcaaggtgcagtgtcagtgtccagacattacccaccgcgatatcaccccctctatccattacattagccatctcggggcttccaggccggcaggccaggtgctgtgttacagagtcagggcctctggggatctgggcgtggctgtggcggggaggtacttctatgacatcacacgcagaggaggctctggggctcagagagtatgcggcgctgggagggctatgaaagccttccgctgcgccgctttcatacacatctatgccggtggccgcagcagcttttgttccacctgtgccgcagctagggagtggggattgttgatgccggagggggcaggcggactggcagcaggacaatagggggtcattccgacctgatcataggtgtgctaaatttagcacagctacgatcactcacactgacatgcgggggaacggccagcacagggctagtccaccccgcatgtcaggccatcCCCCCCACGCAAGTACAAAAGCTttgcacaacggcgatgcttttgtacttgaagagtaactaccagccagtgcagctcctgcggctggccgggagttactcgtcactggccgggtcgcagcggctgcgtgtgacgtcacacagccgctgcggcccgcccactTCACGGTCcgcccacacctgcattggccggaccgcggccTAAAAATGACGGGCAAATGCCaccgtgatcaggtcggaatgacccccataggatgctgcagtaaaaggatgttttcccctatgtacagtgcagagacttgctgcagatgcagtgacataccctccagctgcacctttttaccAGGTACAGAACCTTATTTTATGGTCTGCACcgttttttggctctccaaaccattgaaagtatagaaaagggggcgtggccacaccattgtacccatggccacacccccttatcaAATTTGcagcaatgtttatgtgtaaagtgttggagggtgtgatgctgcagatgcagtgggcctattttggggtgtgtgcctggaactgcagctccatcaaCCTCATTGTTAATCCTGCTTTGGGAACACaccgcagccaaagggcagagcctcccattggatgtaacctgtgtgggagggcgtttctcgcccaatcagctgtggactgggtgtgatagacctgctgctagcccaatgagagctcctagccacgcccccaGCGTTATCAACACatcgtcacagagtgacagatctgggctattatataggagattaacaGAAGGGGTGATTGTCACATGATATCAATTGTTCTATTACTTAACATATACTAAGGAGGCAAGCAGATTTCTTACAtacacaaaataaatataaaatagtttAACTGTATTCATTATTTCTTAATGTTAAACACACCACTGGTTAGGTATGAGTTAATGGTTACTTTGCAACTAACCAATTGTTTCTGTTGTATATAACTGTGTTGCTAGGTGACTATTTCTTTCTGACCTTATTGGATAGGGTCCCTAGCAACACTTATTGTTATGCTCACATGATCGGACTCCGGCGTGTATGTAGTATCCGGAAGTCTAGTAAACAGATAGTCACGTGGGAACTGAACGTCACCATCAAAGACTAGTCTCCCTTCATTGGTGGATAACGGGTCACATGATCAGGAGCTTAGTGCCTTCAATAAATTGTCACAAAGGTTGTGCTTCACTGTGTATTTAGTAcatttttagtttgctagggaggggccttagactgcacacctatagctgccagtaatgtgaggtgctacctactgagacttgtagttctacagaagaaaaaaggggggtgttgtaggtgcattgtctctagcattactgatatcatacagcttagcatataataaatagtggagtttagttatgtattgatcaatgcattaagctgcagccccgcggcaagggactccactctgctgcagtacctaacactataggggttcaaactccactatttattatatgctaagctgtatgatatcagtaatgctagagacagtgcacctacaacaccccccttttttcttattTAGTACACTGTAATAGCAGCCTATAGTATAACAAAGTCTTTGTTCTGAGATAGCTTTTATTTTACCAGTCACATGACCTCATTCAATTACATAGTAatatatattctcagtcacacatcccagtgtctgtagtgttacattgtatccatacactgtatattctcagtcacacagccccagtgtctgtagtgttacattgtatccatacactgtatattctcagtcacacagccccagtgactagtgttacattgtatccatacactgtatattctcagtcacacagccccagtgtctgtagtgttacattgtatccatacactgtatattctcagtcacacagccccagtgtctgtagtgttacattgtatccatacgctgtatattctcagtcacacagccccagtgtctgtagtgttacattgtatccatacactgtatattctagtgatgagcggattcggttttactcggttttactcggttttactcggttctcaaaacggcatcttattggctcacggatgtcacgtgttttggatagccaataagatgccgttttgagaaccgagtaaaaccgagtaaaaccgaacctcgctcatcactagtatattctcagtcacacagcctcattgtctgtagtgttacattgtatccatacactgtatattctcagtcacacagccccagtgtctgtagtgttacattgtatccatacactgtatattctcagtcacacagccccagtgactgtagtgttatattgtatccatacgctgtatattctcagtcacacagccccagtgtctgtagtgttacattgtatccatatactgtatattctcagtcacacagccccagtgtctgtagtgttacattgtatccatacgctgtatattctcagtcacactgccccagtgtctgtagtgttacattgtatccatacactgtatattctcagtcacacagccccagtgtctgtagtgttacattgtatccatacgctgtatattctcagtcacacagccccagtgtctgtagtgttacattgtatccatacactgtatattctcagtcacacagccccagtgtctgtagtgttacattgtatccatacactgtgtattctcagtcacacagccccagtgtctgtagtgttacattgtatccatacgctgtatattctcagtcacacagccccagtgtctgtagtgttacattgtatccatacgctgtatattctcagtcacacagccccagtgtctgtagtgttacattgtatccatacgctgtatattctcagtcacacagccccagtgtctgtagtgttacattgtatccatacgctgtatattctcagtcacacaaccccagtgtctgtagtgttacattgtatccatacactgtatattctcagtcacacagccccagtgtctgtagtgttacattgtatccatacactgtacattctcagtcacacagccccagtgtctgtagtgttacattgtatccatacactgtatattctcagtcacacagccccagtgtctgtagtgttacattgtatccatacactgtatattctcagtcacacagccccagtgtctgtagtgttacattgtatccatacactgtatattctcagtcacacagccccagtgtctgtagtgttacattgtatccatacattgtatattctcagtcacacagccccagtgtctgtagtgttacattgtatccatacactgtatattctcagtcacacagccccagtgtctgtagtgttacattgtatccatacactgtatattctcagtcacacagccccagtgtctgtagtgttacattgtatccatacactgtatattctcagtcacacagccccagtgtctgtagtgttacattgtatccatacactgtatattctcagtcacacagccccagtgtctgtagtgttacattgtatccatacactgtgtattctcagtcacacagccccagtgtctgtagtgttacattgtatccatacactgtatattctcagtcacacagccccagtgtctgtagtgttacattgtatccatacactgtatattctcagtcacacagccccagtgtctgtagtgttacattgtatccatacactgtatattctcagtcacacagccccagtgactgcagtgttacattgtatccatacactgtatattctcagtcacacagccccagtgtctgtagtgttacattgtatccatacactgtatattctcagtcacacagccccagtgactgcagtgttacattgtatcattacactgtatattctcagtcacacagccccagtgtctgtagtgttacattgtatccatacactgtatattctcagtcacacagccccagtgtctgtagtgttacattgtatccatacgctgtatattctcagtcacacagccccagtgtctgtagtgttacattgtatccatacgctgtatattctcagtcacacagccccagtgtctgtagtgttacattgtatccatacgctgtatattctcagtcacacagccccagtgactgtagtgttacattgtatccatacgctgtatattctcagtcacacagccccagtgtctgtagtgttacattgtatccataccctgtatattctcagtcacacagccccagtgtctgtagtgttacattgtatccataccctgtatattctcagtcacacagccccagtgtctgtagtgttacattgtatccatacactgtatattctcagtcacacagccccagtgtctgtagtgttacattgtatccatacactgtatattctcagtcacacagccccagtgtctgtagtgttacattgtatccatacactgtatattctcagtcacacagccccagtgtctgtagtgttacattgtatccatacactgtatattctcagtcacacagccccagtgtctgtagtgttacattgaatccatacactgtatattctcagtcacacagccccagtgtctgtagtgttacattgtatccatacactgtatattctcagtcacacagccccagtgtctgtagtgttacattgtatccatacactgtatattctcagtcacacagccccagtgtctgtagtgttacattgtatccatacactgtatattctcagtcacacagccccagtgtctgtagtgttacattgtatccatacactgtatattctcagtcacacagccccagtgtctgtagtgttacattgtatccatacattgtatattctcagtcacacagccccagtgtctgtagtgttacattgtatccatacactgtatattctcagtcacacagccccagtgtctgtagtgttagattgtatccatacactgtatattctcagtcacacagccccagtgtctgtagtgttacattgtatccatacactgtatattctcagtcacacagccccagtgtctgtagtgttacattgtatccatacactgtatattctcagtcacacagccccagtgtctgtagtgttacattgtatccatatactgtatattctcagtcacacagccccagtgtctgtagtgttacattgtatccatacactgtatattctcagtcacacagcccaagtgtctgtagtgttacattgtatccatacactgtatattctcagtcacacacccCCAGTGTCTGtaatgttacattgtatccatgcactgtatattctcagtcacacagccccagtgtctgtagtgttacattgtatccatgcactgtatattctcagtcacacagccccagtgtctgtagtggtacattgtatccatacactgtatattctcagtcacacagccccagtgtctgtagtgttacattgtatccatacactgtatttactcagtcacacagccccagtgtctgtaatgttacattgtatccatgcactgtatattctcagtcacaaagccccagtgtctgtaatgttacattgtatccatgcactgtatattctcagtcacacagccccagtgtctgtagtgttacattgtatccatgcactgtatattctcagtcacacagccccagtgtctgtagtgttacattgtatccatacactgtatattctcagtcacacagccccagtgtctgtagtgttacattgtatccatacactgtatattctgtcACAcagcccagtgtctgtagtgttacattgtatacatacactgtatattctcagtcacacagccccagtgtctgtagtggtacattgtatccatacactgtatattctcagtcacacagccccagtgtctgtagtggtacattgtatccatacactgtatattctcagtcacacagccccagtgtctgtagtggtacattgtatccatacactgtatattctcagtcacacagccccagtgtctgtagtggtacattgtatccatacactgtatattctcagtcacacagccccagtgtctgtagtgttacattgtatccatacactgtatattctcagtcacacagccccagtgtctgtagtgttacattgtatccatacactgtatattctgtcACACAGCCCAGTGTCTGTAGtggtacattgtatccatacactgtatattctcagtcacacagccccagtgtctgtagtgttacattgtatccatacactgtatattctcagtcacacagccccagtgtctgtagtgttacattgtatccatacactgtatattctgtcACACAGCCCAGTGTCTGtactgttacattgtatccatacactgtatattctcagtcacacagccccagtgactgtagtgttacattgtatccatacactgtatattctcagtcacacagccccagtgtctgtaatgttacattgtatccatacactgtatattctcagtcacacagccccagtgtctgtagtgttacattgtatccatacactgtatattctcagtcacacacccccagtgtctgtagtgttacattgtatccatgcactgtatattctcagtcacacacccccagtgtctgtagtgttacattgtatccatgcactgtatattctcagtcacacagccccagtgtctgtagtgttacattgtatccatgcactgtatattctcagtcacacagccccagtgtctgtagtgttacattgtatccatgcactgtatattctcagtcacacagccccagtgtctgtagtgttacattgtatccatgcac
Protein-coding regions in this window:
- the LOC134944454 gene encoding uncharacterized protein LOC134944454; this encodes LVVPRSFREQLMSVAHEIPLAGHQGRDRTLRRLTQNFFWPGVSDDVRTYCKSCDVCQRLGRPSARAPLRSLPIVGEPFQRVAVDIVGPLPVPSRSGKRYILTVVDYATRYPEAVALSAITAEKVADALLGIFSRVGFPSEILTDQGTQFMSDLVQCLWAKCGVRQLRTAPYHPQTNGLCERFNGTLKQMLRAFVTSEGGDWERYLPHLLFAYREVPQESTGFSPFELLYGRRVRGPLDLFRESWEGELNHQDESVVEYVLKLRDRLENLMGLAQANLAEAQKVKPEPAKVGAIRDWPRPTTQRQVLAFLGIAGYYRRFVPDFSSVAKPLTDLTKKKLPKIVDWTTACELAFQSLKTALVQAPVLMAPDYSKNFVVQTDASQYGLGAVLSQEGPDGQEHPVAYLSRKLLPREVGYATIEKECLAIVWAVKKLQPYLYGRHFTVVTDHNPLRWLQHTTGENGRLLRWSLALQVYDFHIIHKQGKAHSNADGLSRQEEPEPPKNSR